A stretch of Leisingera sp. S132 DNA encodes these proteins:
- a CDS encoding glycine betaine/L-proline ABC transporter ATP-binding protein yields the protein MTAATPVISCKNVWKLFGANPEQYLKSLTGNPGFDEIRQAGYIAAVRDVSLDIAKGEMLVIMGLSGSGKSTFVRCLSRLIDITGGEVRVEGQNIGDMSEKDLIDLRRNKMGMVFQSFGLLPHRTVLDNVAFPLEMRGQDRHDRRARALEVIELVGLSGREDYFPRELSGGQQQRVGIARSLAIEPDIWFLDEPFSALDPLIRREMQDEFLRLQEMLGKTIVFITHDFDEALRLADRIAIMKDGVVEQCDTPDQIVLNPATEYVAKFTEEIEKSRVVHAGVLAREVNGHSLTGAPVGDKQTIAELARLLVNDSRDFLPVANTAGSLIGAMSRQEALDVLLGEAS from the coding sequence ATGACCGCCGCCACCCCTGTCATTTCCTGCAAAAACGTCTGGAAGCTGTTTGGCGCCAATCCGGAACAGTATCTGAAGTCTCTGACAGGCAATCCGGGATTTGATGAGATCCGTCAGGCGGGTTATATCGCCGCCGTTCGGGATGTGTCGCTGGACATCGCCAAGGGGGAAATGCTTGTGATCATGGGCCTGTCCGGCTCTGGCAAGTCTACTTTCGTGCGCTGTCTTTCTCGGCTGATCGACATTACCGGCGGTGAGGTCCGGGTCGAAGGCCAGAACATCGGCGATATGTCCGAGAAAGACCTGATAGATCTGCGCCGCAACAAGATGGGCATGGTCTTTCAGAGCTTTGGCCTGCTGCCGCACCGCACAGTTCTGGACAATGTCGCCTTCCCGCTGGAAATGCGCGGACAGGACCGCCACGACCGCCGTGCCAGGGCGCTGGAGGTGATTGAGCTGGTCGGTCTTTCCGGACGTGAGGACTATTTCCCGCGCGAGCTTTCCGGCGGCCAGCAGCAGCGGGTCGGAATTGCACGCAGCCTGGCAATCGAGCCTGATATCTGGTTTCTGGATGAGCCGTTTTCGGCGCTTGACCCGCTGATCCGCCGCGAGATGCAGGACGAATTTTTGCGCCTGCAGGAGATGCTGGGTAAAACCATTGTCTTCATCACGCACGATTTCGACGAAGCGCTGCGCCTCGCCGACCGCATCGCCATCATGAAGGACGGCGTGGTCGAGCAATGCGACACCCCGGACCAGATCGTGCTGAACCCGGCCACCGAATATGTCGCCAAATTCACTGAGGAAATCGAAAAATCCCGCGTCGTCCACGCCGGCGTGCTGGCGCGTGAGGTCAACGGCCACAGCCTGACAGGCGCTCCTGTCGGCGACAAGCAGACCATTGCCGAACTCGCCCGGCTGCTGGTTAATGACAGCCGCGACTTCCTGCCTGTGGCCAACACCGCTGGCAGCCTGATTGGCGCCATGAGCCGACAGGAGGCGCTCGACGTGCTTCTGGGAGAGGCGTCATGA
- a CDS encoding biotin carboxylase produces the protein MPKKVLNNISEIRRYFHTNTDPVYFVSATNFNLLGLDEWVKNFKYICYMDCFDGRHPNVLVPSELPHDEFQSIEDINNYLLQHKEVIDYVKARGGKPKFVFLMFDEKTEKLAKELGGEVWFPKAKLRTKMDNKIETVRVGNKAGVPSVPNTLSKVDSYDHLKKICKKADLGNDLVLQSAFGDSGHTTFFIKTEADFRKHEHEIVGQGEIKIMKRIDCRGSAIEACCTSEGTIVGPLMTELVGFNELTPYRGGWCGNEIFSTAFPPKTREKARELTFKFGEQLRKEGYRGYFELDFLIDKKTGDIWLGELNPRITGASSMTNHAAFAHADAPLFLFHLLEFSKKPFKLDVAELNARWADPDMIDSWSQMVIKHTEDTVDIVTHAPESGIYKMLPDGTVMFDRFDYHRRAVESEDEAFFLRISNAGDYRYEGADLGILVTRGRSMTKGFQLTEKSKRWIDGIKNAYSARPLPSAQAFEDPAFKIM, from the coding sequence ATGCCGAAGAAAGTTCTGAACAACATTTCGGAGATCCGCCGTTATTTCCATACCAATACGGACCCGGTCTATTTTGTGTCAGCGACCAACTTCAATCTTCTCGGGCTCGACGAGTGGGTAAAGAATTTCAAATACATCTGTTACATGGATTGTTTCGACGGCCGCCACCCGAACGTGCTGGTGCCGTCTGAGCTGCCGCACGACGAATTCCAGTCCATCGAGGACATCAACAATTATCTTCTGCAGCACAAGGAAGTCATTGATTACGTCAAGGCGCGCGGCGGCAAGCCAAAATTCGTCTTTTTGATGTTTGATGAAAAGACCGAAAAACTGGCCAAGGAGCTGGGCGGCGAAGTGTGGTTTCCCAAGGCGAAGCTGCGCACCAAGATGGATAACAAGATCGAGACCGTGCGCGTTGGCAATAAGGCCGGCGTGCCCTCTGTTCCGAATACGCTGTCCAAGGTCGACAGTTATGATCACCTGAAGAAGATCTGCAAGAAGGCGGATCTTGGCAATGATCTGGTGCTGCAAAGCGCATTTGGAGATTCCGGCCATACCACGTTCTTCATCAAGACGGAGGCGGATTTTCGCAAGCATGAGCATGAGATCGTCGGCCAGGGTGAAATCAAGATCATGAAACGGATCGATTGCCGTGGCTCGGCGATCGAGGCCTGCTGCACCTCTGAAGGCACAATTGTTGGCCCGCTAATGACTGAACTTGTCGGTTTTAACGAATTGACGCCCTACCGCGGCGGCTGGTGCGGCAACGAGATATTCTCTACCGCTTTCCCGCCCAAGACCCGCGAAAAGGCGCGCGAGCTGACCTTCAAGTTCGGAGAACAACTCCGCAAGGAAGGTTACCGCGGCTATTTTGAGCTGGATTTCCTGATCGACAAGAAAACCGGTGATATCTGGTTGGGTGAGTTGAACCCGCGGATCACCGGGGCTTCCTCGATGACCAACCACGCAGCTTTTGCTCATGCTGATGCGCCGCTGTTCCTGTTCCACTTGCTGGAGTTCTCAAAGAAACCTTTCAAGCTGGATGTGGCGGAGCTGAACGCCCGCTGGGCTGACCCGGACATGATTGATTCCTGGTCGCAGATGGTGATCAAGCACACCGAGGACACCGTGGATATCGTGACCCACGCGCCGGAATCCGGAATATACAAGATGCTGCCTGACGGAACAGTGATGTTCGACCGCTTCGACTATCACCGGCGTGCAGTCGAAAGCGAGGATGAGGCATTCTTTCTGCGGATCTCCAATGCTGGCGATTACCGCTATGAAGGCGCCGATCTGGGCATTCTCGTCACCCGGGGCCGGTCTATGACCAAGGGCTTCCAGCTGACGGAGAAGTCGAAACGCTGGATAGACGGCATCAAAAACGCTTATTCTGCGCGGCCGCTGCCGTCGGCGCAGGCCTTTGAGGATCCGGCGTTCAAGATTATGTAG
- a CDS encoding proline/glycine betaine ABC transporter permease, whose protein sequence is MTDQTMTFSGRSQNWTRAKTGWVIFAAACVLALGNSVLPAGLVRPPEWLILPFADWINAFFVFVRDDLGLLYLTRAFADGVEWLLDVTANLLYGKNRWPQIGPIPWTVIASIGFVIGYALQGWRLSLLTGGTFVWIAVMGQWKWAMETLSVIVVAAPFSILFGLVMGVLAWRSKTFERILNPVLNIAQSLPHFAYMIPVVVFIGVGPKAGAIVTIIFSVPPMIRMSLLGLRKVPHEVIESGHMCGSTRWQLLRYVRIPTARTEILVGVNQVIMQCLAMVVLASFIGMPGLGQKLLQLLQALKIGRSVEIGITIVLLAVMLDRCTKAWATKQPEHFEKGTSFAVRNKFLLLGLGLSLACLLLAQFIPLMDQIGRRDAFTISKPIDAVADWFIVLIDPVTQWLRWFLITWVLIPIRDAFLWMPYAAVLALLAAAGWAIGGLRSALVCLGFFGLIAMSGWWDRAMITVYTVVVAVSIAAVIGFPLGIWGSFNEKRAGLALLICDTLQTFPSFIYLIPVVMLFGVNDVAVVGAVVLFAAVPLVRYTIEGLRQVPETLIEAADMSGATRMQTLWKVRLPMALPTIMVGVNQSVMFSLFMVIIAAFIGTQDLGQEMQRALSSTDVGKGLVLGLAVAFMGLMVDHLVTTWARSKKEALGLE, encoded by the coding sequence ATGACCGACCAGACCATGACATTTTCTGGAAGATCTCAAAACTGGACACGAGCCAAGACCGGCTGGGTAATCTTCGCCGCGGCTTGCGTTCTGGCTTTGGGCAACTCTGTTCTTCCTGCCGGGCTGGTTCGGCCGCCGGAGTGGCTGATCCTTCCCTTCGCTGACTGGATCAATGCGTTCTTCGTGTTTGTCCGCGACGATCTCGGCCTTCTCTACTTGACCCGCGCTTTTGCCGATGGCGTCGAATGGCTTCTCGATGTCACCGCCAACTTGCTATACGGCAAGAACCGCTGGCCCCAGATCGGCCCCATTCCATGGACCGTGATCGCCAGTATCGGCTTTGTCATAGGCTATGCCCTGCAGGGCTGGCGACTGTCGCTCCTGACCGGCGGCACTTTTGTATGGATTGCCGTCATGGGCCAATGGAAATGGGCGATGGAGACCCTTTCGGTAATCGTCGTTGCCGCGCCCTTCTCGATCCTGTTCGGACTTGTGATGGGTGTTCTCGCCTGGCGTTCCAAAACCTTTGAAAGGATCCTGAACCCGGTCCTTAACATTGCGCAGAGCCTGCCGCATTTCGCCTATATGATCCCTGTCGTCGTCTTTATCGGCGTCGGTCCCAAGGCTGGTGCTATCGTCACCATCATCTTCTCGGTGCCACCGATGATCCGCATGTCGCTCTTGGGCCTGCGCAAGGTCCCGCATGAAGTGATCGAAAGCGGCCACATGTGCGGCTCCACCCGCTGGCAGCTGCTGCGGTATGTGCGTATCCCAACAGCCCGAACTGAGATTCTGGTCGGTGTGAACCAAGTGATCATGCAATGCTTGGCAATGGTGGTTCTAGCCAGCTTCATCGGCATGCCGGGCCTCGGCCAGAAACTGCTGCAGCTTCTGCAAGCGCTGAAAATTGGCCGCTCGGTCGAGATCGGCATCACCATCGTACTGCTAGCGGTCATGCTGGACCGCTGTACCAAGGCCTGGGCCACTAAACAGCCCGAGCATTTCGAAAAGGGCACGTCCTTCGCAGTGCGCAACAAGTTCCTTCTGCTGGGCCTTGGCCTGTCACTGGCTTGCCTGCTACTGGCGCAGTTCATCCCGCTGATGGACCAGATCGGCCGCCGCGATGCTTTCACCATCTCTAAACCGATTGATGCGGTTGCGGACTGGTTCATTGTATTGATCGACCCGGTCACGCAATGGCTGCGCTGGTTCCTGATCACCTGGGTGCTGATTCCGATCCGCGATGCCTTCCTGTGGATGCCTTATGCTGCCGTCCTGGCGCTACTGGCAGCGGCTGGCTGGGCCATTGGCGGCCTGCGCTCGGCGTTGGTATGCCTGGGCTTCTTTGGCCTCATCGCAATGTCCGGCTGGTGGGACCGCGCCATGATCACCGTATACACCGTTGTGGTGGCGGTCTCGATCGCCGCAGTAATTGGCTTCCCGCTAGGGATCTGGGGTTCCTTCAACGAAAAGCGCGCCGGCCTTGCGCTGCTGATCTGCGACACGCTCCAGACCTTCCCTAGCTTCATCTACTTGATCCCGGTCGTGATGCTGTTTGGCGTCAACGACGTTGCCGTGGTCGGCGCGGTTGTACTGTTCGCTGCGGTACCGCTGGTGCGCTACACCATCGAAGGGCTGCGCCAGGTGCCGGAGACCCTGATCGAGGCTGCCGATATGTCCGGCGCCACAAGGATGCAGACCCTGTGGAAGGTGCGGCTGCCGATGGCCCTGCCGACCATCATGGTCGGGGTCAACCAGTCGGTGATGTTCTCGCTGTTCATGGTGATCATCGCGGCCTTCATCGGCACCCAGGACCTCGGCCAGGAGATGCAGCGGGCGCTGTCCTCCACTGATGTAGGCAAAGGGCTGGTGCTGGGTCTTGCCGTCGCCTTCATGGGGCTGATGGTGGACCACCTGGTGACCACCTGGGCGCGATCCAAGAAAGAAGCGCTGGGGCTGGAGTAA
- a CDS encoding response regulator yields MAHILIIEDEPVTRSTLASYLDAQGYTVSQAETAEEAERVLQTSDVDLLLVDINLPGKDGLQITREQRAKSDMGIILVTGRDDEVDRIVGLELGADDYVCKPFNRRELLARLKNLLRRTQEVRRLARRVYSFGNFRFDVAARHLQTLEGASIPLTRAEFEVLDMLISRAGEVATRDALMSRVTHRQYGANPRTVDVLIRRLRSKLEEEPANPRIITTVHGEGYVFTAPLD; encoded by the coding sequence ATGGCGCATATTCTGATCATTGAAGACGAACCGGTCACCCGGAGCACTCTTGCCAGCTATCTGGATGCGCAAGGCTATACCGTTTCGCAGGCCGAAACCGCCGAAGAGGCGGAACGGGTTCTGCAGACAAGCGATGTCGATCTGCTCCTGGTCGACATCAACCTGCCCGGCAAGGACGGGTTGCAGATCACCCGGGAACAAAGAGCTAAATCCGATATGGGAATCATTCTAGTGACTGGCCGGGATGATGAGGTCGACAGGATTGTCGGGCTGGAGCTTGGCGCGGATGACTATGTCTGCAAGCCATTCAACCGGCGCGAACTTCTGGCTAGGCTGAAGAACCTTTTGCGCCGCACACAAGAAGTGCGGCGCCTCGCGCGCCGGGTCTATTCGTTTGGCAATTTCCGGTTCGACGTTGCTGCACGGCATCTGCAAACCCTTGAAGGCGCCAGCATTCCGCTGACCCGGGCTGAGTTTGAAGTGCTGGATATGCTGATTAGCCGGGCGGGTGAGGTCGCGACGCGTGACGCGTTGATGAGCCGGGTCACTCACCGGCAATACGGGGCAAACCCGCGGACTGTCGATGTGCTGATCCGGCGCCTGCGCAGCAAGCTGGAAGAAGAACCTGCAAATCCCCGGATCATCACCACCGTGCACGGTGAAGGCTACGTGTTCACGGCTCCCTTGGATTGA
- a CDS encoding ABC transporter substrate-binding protein: protein MAMTAPMAMAEDSSDPIIIPIHNWSSQIVMSHVVGQIFESMGNSVEYVSTDSQAVYESVRLGDVTLELEVWEGAFGKSFNEALAKGGLHDAGDHNAVTREDWWYPAWTKEACPGLPSWEALNDCAAAFATPETGDKGRFLGGPVDWLKHDAERVEALNMNFTVVNAGSASALWAEVAAAEKTKKPVVIFNWTPNFAEAVWPGEFVEFPAWEKGCDKDPAVGPNPDATYDCGNPANGYLKKAAWDGMKEKWPAAYETLTQISFTNPQIAEMAKLVDIDEMEPEDAAAEWLEANEDLWKPWTGS, encoded by the coding sequence ATGGCTATGACAGCTCCGATGGCAATGGCAGAAGATTCCTCTGACCCCATCATCATTCCGATTCATAACTGGTCCAGCCAGATCGTCATGAGCCACGTTGTCGGGCAGATTTTCGAATCCATGGGAAACAGCGTCGAATACGTTTCCACCGATAGCCAGGCCGTTTATGAATCGGTCCGCTTGGGCGACGTCACGCTCGAGCTGGAAGTTTGGGAAGGCGCCTTTGGCAAGTCCTTTAATGAGGCACTGGCCAAGGGCGGCCTGCATGATGCCGGCGACCACAACGCCGTGACCCGCGAAGACTGGTGGTATCCGGCCTGGACAAAGGAAGCCTGCCCCGGCTTGCCGAGCTGGGAAGCGTTGAATGATTGTGCCGCTGCCTTTGCAACCCCTGAAACCGGCGACAAGGGCCGCTTCCTGGGCGGACCAGTCGACTGGCTCAAGCATGATGCTGAGCGCGTTGAAGCACTGAACATGAACTTTACCGTGGTGAACGCAGGGTCTGCTTCGGCTCTGTGGGCGGAAGTGGCTGCAGCAGAAAAAACCAAGAAGCCGGTGGTGATCTTCAACTGGACACCGAACTTTGCCGAGGCCGTCTGGCCGGGCGAATTTGTTGAATTTCCGGCCTGGGAAAAGGGGTGCGACAAGGATCCTGCGGTCGGGCCGAACCCGGATGCCACCTACGACTGCGGCAATCCGGCGAACGGCTACCTCAAAAAGGCCGCATGGGACGGCATGAAGGAGAAATGGCCGGCAGCCTATGAAACGCTGACTCAGATCAGCTTTACCAATCCGCAAATCGCCGAAATGGCCAAGTTGGTCGACATCGATGAGATGGAGCCGGAGGACGCTGCCGCCGAATGGCTGGAGGCCAATGAGGACCTCTGGAAACCCTGGACCGGCTCCTGA
- a CDS encoding GlxA family transcriptional regulator, whose amino-acid sequence MTLHSSDFGPAPIRHIGFLLFPGFPMACLTAAVDTLHTANELAGQQVFRWSLVTETGARATASAGVPFEADCSLAEADAVDCLFLLSGPEAEFGDPVPGNGRLRYLARHGILLGAAAGGVFPLARSGVLSGRRCAVHWSYLSAFETAFPECTAIDRLAVRDGPVHTISGAAAMFDLALELIGNALGEAAMNEVACMFQHPVLRSGSARQKVPVLQSARTVDQMPPAVKQAMSIFSENVESPVGIREVARRTGISPRQLERSFRTATGLSPGEYYRRQRLKTARQMVRFSWDSISDIAHSVGYASSSTLTLHYRKFYGVTPVQDRKQTFRPDPGVSARIPLTADRVPEKVVTFTSG is encoded by the coding sequence ATGACACTGCATTCCAGCGACTTCGGCCCCGCCCCGATCCGCCACATCGGCTTCTTGCTGTTTCCCGGCTTTCCGATGGCTTGCCTGACCGCCGCCGTCGACACACTGCACACCGCAAATGAGCTGGCTGGGCAGCAGGTTTTCCGCTGGTCGCTCGTGACCGAGACCGGCGCACGGGCAACAGCGTCCGCAGGTGTGCCTTTTGAGGCAGACTGCAGCCTTGCGGAAGCAGACGCAGTCGACTGTCTGTTCCTTCTTTCCGGGCCGGAAGCCGAATTTGGTGACCCGGTCCCCGGAAATGGCCGGCTGCGTTACCTGGCCCGCCACGGTATCCTTCTGGGCGCGGCTGCCGGCGGTGTTTTCCCGCTAGCCCGCAGCGGTGTCCTGTCAGGGCGGCGCTGTGCCGTCCATTGGAGCTACCTCAGCGCCTTTGAAACCGCTTTTCCGGAGTGCACCGCCATTGACCGGCTCGCCGTGCGCGATGGGCCGGTTCATACAATTTCCGGAGCCGCGGCGATGTTTGACCTGGCATTGGAGCTGATCGGTAATGCACTTGGCGAGGCTGCAATGAATGAGGTCGCCTGCATGTTTCAGCATCCCGTGCTGCGCAGCGGCAGCGCCCGGCAAAAAGTCCCTGTTCTGCAAAGTGCCCGCACGGTCGACCAAATGCCGCCAGCGGTCAAGCAGGCCATGTCCATCTTTTCAGAGAATGTCGAATCCCCTGTCGGCATCCGCGAGGTCGCCCGCCGGACCGGAATTTCCCCGCGCCAGTTGGAGCGCAGTTTCCGCACCGCCACAGGTCTTAGCCCTGGCGAATACTACCGCCGCCAGCGCCTCAAAACCGCCCGGCAGATGGTGCGCTTTTCGTGGGACAGCATCTCGGACATCGCTCATTCTGTAGGCTATGCCAGTTCTTCTACCCTGACGCTGCATTACCGCAAGTTCTATGGCGTCACGCCCGTTCAGGACCGCAAACAGACATTTCGTCCCGATCCTGGAGTCTCCGCAAGGATTCCGCTAACGGCAGACCGGGTCCCGGAAAAAGTCGTGACGTTTACATCTGGATGA
- a CDS encoding C45 family autoproteolytic acyltransferase/hydolase has translation MRLTFRAMQETEPGQVLAGLFSEYRTAYLNWWASEGLSGRPTYAECRRALQTHMPEITGLYDQLCASVGGGDLESRFLSFYCPPRYLAGCSQAIWQGREPLLVRNYDYNPSAFDAVYLKTGWNARQVMGTSDGLFGLLDGMNDAGLSVSLTFGGRRAVGEGFGVPLILRYLLQICSTIEEAKDVLRRVPCHMSYNVTVLDRDRNYFTAFLAPDRPTLITHAAVATNHQERVEWTSHARLTASVERERFLLHRLTLHPETKEKFVGTFLKPPLYSLAFDKGFGTLYTAAYHPADLSVELLWLGRTWRKTLDLFEPGQLGIVYPDHRTQQVL, from the coding sequence ATGAGACTGACATTCCGCGCCATGCAGGAGACGGAGCCGGGGCAAGTGCTGGCTGGGCTCTTCTCCGAATACCGCACAGCCTACCTGAATTGGTGGGCAAGCGAAGGCCTCTCTGGTCGTCCGACTTATGCGGAATGCCGCCGGGCTCTGCAAACGCATATGCCCGAGATAACGGGGCTCTATGATCAGCTATGCGCGTCCGTTGGCGGTGGTGATCTGGAATCCCGGTTCCTCAGTTTCTATTGCCCGCCGCGATATCTGGCCGGCTGCAGCCAGGCGATTTGGCAGGGCAGAGAACCGCTGCTGGTGCGCAATTATGATTATAACCCTTCGGCCTTTGACGCGGTGTATCTGAAGACCGGATGGAACGCGCGGCAGGTTATGGGGACGTCGGACGGATTGTTCGGCTTGTTGGATGGGATGAACGATGCCGGGCTCAGCGTCTCGCTGACTTTCGGCGGGCGCCGGGCTGTGGGCGAAGGTTTTGGTGTGCCGCTCATCCTCAGGTACTTATTGCAGATATGCTCAACAATTGAGGAGGCTAAGGATGTGCTGCGGCGCGTTCCGTGCCACATGAGCTATAATGTGACAGTACTGGACCGCGACAGGAACTACTTCACCGCGTTTCTTGCGCCCGACCGTCCGACCCTGATCACCCATGCGGCGGTTGCAACCAATCACCAGGAACGCGTTGAATGGACCAGCCATGCACGTCTAACGGCTTCTGTCGAAAGGGAGCGGTTTTTGCTGCACCGGCTCACGCTGCATCCGGAAACGAAGGAGAAATTTGTCGGAACTTTCCTTAAGCCGCCGCTGTATTCCCTGGCTTTCGACAAGGGTTTCGGCACGCTGTACACAGCGGCCTACCACCCTGCAGATCTGTCAGTGGAGCTGCTCTGGCTTGGCCGCACCTGGCGAAAGACATTGGATCTTTTTGAGCCCGGCCAATTGGGAATTGTTTATCCTGACCATCGCACTCAGCAAGTGTTGTAA